The Deltaproteobacteria bacterium genome contains the following window.
CATCTACTTCCACGCCGAGGACTACGAGCCCTTCATCGGCGAGACCGGCAAGTGGCTGAGCCCGGACGTGCTCTACTACGCGTCCGACTACCCCCACTGGGACATGGAGTTTCCGGAGAACATCGACCACTTGGGCCGCAGGGAGGACCTGTCCCCCGAGGACAAGAAGTGGCTGCTGGCGGACT
Protein-coding sequences here:
- a CDS encoding amidohydrolase family protein is translated as IYFHAEDYEPFIGETGKWLSPDVLYYASDYPHWDMEFPENIDHLGRREDLSPEDKKWLLADSAKRLYGVTD